A genomic stretch from Methanomassiliicoccales archaeon includes:
- a CDS encoding ABC transporter ATP-binding protein gives MGQNNEVLLEIENLYTNFYTYQGVVKALDGINLTIRKGETFGLVGETGCGKSVTANCILRLIPSPPGKIERGSIFFMMPPEVRQRRIELLRKVAEIQSSEKENGRKKELEDAKKELEKIRKEYDLLSKSITYMQKIRGKYISMIFQEPMSSLNPVFTAGEQIAENFLLHEKQELSKAVLKNIENEIEEIKSKKSSLGLLRLPSLLYYRKILKMMSKKPDTYAIRFLARIPLLRRFQKPLKQEALRRAEDMLKLVRIPDPKNVLKSYPHELSGGMQQRVTIAMALACKPRLLIADEPTTALDVTIQAQILKLMKDLQLQTGTSILLITHNLGVVAETCERVGVMYAGVMAEIGPVRSIFKEPLHPYTQGLMNSIPKLTTEGTRLDIIPGNVPNLVHPPPGCRFHPRCQFAMEICKREKPPMLEVRPEHFVACHLYTRGAS, from the coding sequence ATGGGGCAAAACAACGAAGTGCTTCTGGAAATTGAAAACCTATATACGAATTTCTACACCTACCAAGGAGTCGTCAAGGCGCTCGACGGCATCAATCTCACGATCAGAAAAGGCGAGACGTTTGGCCTTGTCGGTGAAACAGGTTGTGGGAAAAGTGTGACAGCAAATTGCATCCTTCGTCTCATTCCCTCCCCACCCGGAAAAATCGAGAGGGGAAGTATCTTCTTTATGATGCCTCCAGAGGTCAGGCAGAGAAGAATCGAACTTCTCCGCAAGGTCGCTGAGATTCAATCCTCTGAAAAGGAGAATGGAAGGAAAAAGGAGTTGGAGGATGCAAAAAAGGAACTTGAAAAGATCCGGAAAGAATACGATCTGCTATCGAAGAGTATTACTTACATGCAGAAGATCCGTGGAAAGTACATCTCGATGATTTTCCAGGAGCCTATGAGTTCGCTCAACCCAGTTTTTACTGCGGGGGAGCAAATCGCCGAAAACTTTCTGCTTCATGAAAAGCAGGAACTTTCGAAGGCTGTTTTGAAGAACATTGAAAATGAAATTGAAGAAATTAAGTCGAAGAAATCAAGTCTCGGCTTACTCAGACTGCCGAGCCTTCTCTATTACAGAAAGATACTTAAAATGATGAGCAAAAAACCCGATACTTATGCCATCAGATTCCTTGCGAGAATTCCGCTCCTTAGGCGATTCCAGAAACCTCTCAAACAAGAAGCGCTCCGCCGAGCTGAGGATATGCTGAAGCTGGTGAGAATCCCTGATCCAAAGAACGTTTTGAAATCTTATCCGCATGAGTTGAGCGGTGGAATGCAACAACGCGTAACGATCGCGATGGCACTTGCATGCAAACCACGGTTGTTGATTGCCGATGAACCGACGACAGCGCTCGATGTCACGATACAGGCACAGATCCTCAAACTGATGAAGGATCTGCAACTGCAGACGGGCACTTCAATCCTCCTCATTACTCACAATCTTGGTGTCGTGGCGGAAACATGCGAAAGGGTTGGTGTCATGTATGCAGGTGTGATGGCTGAGATTGGCCCTGTACGATCGATTTTCAAGGAGCCACTTCACCCTTACACGCAGGGGCTGATGAATTCAATTCCAAAACTGACGACTGAGGGCACAAGACTTGACATCATTCCGGGAAATGTACCGAATCTCGTCCATCCGCCACCAGGATGCCGTTTTCACCCACGATGTCAGTTTGCAATGGAGATTTGTAAGAGAGAGAAACCTCCAATGCTTGAAGTGAGACCAGAGCATTTCGTCGCTTGTCATCTGTACACGAGGGGGGCGAGCTGA
- a CDS encoding ATP-binding cassette domain-containing protein has protein sequence MEEYLVEARGLKKHFPIRAGLFRRELGSVKAVDGVNIAIKKGETVGLVGESGCGKTTAGRCMLNLIPPTEGHVYYRMPSEVRKRLIEIEEKLCQLDEKNQFDEKEKVKLENELLEIQKAYALDMKEEEEMRKLRRYMQIVFQDPFSSLNPRMLIKDIVGEPLLVHGVAKGEELRERVTALLERVGLNPEHLYRYPHEFSGGQRQRIGIARAFALNPDFVVLDEPTSALDVSVQAQILNLLNDLQAEFGLSYLFISHDLSTIKYMCDTINVMYLGKIVETASKDELFRKPLHPYTEALLSVIPIPDPDLRRDRIILAGDIPSPANPPSGCRFHTRCRYREAICEQKEPPLVDKGGGHLVACHFR, from the coding sequence ATGGAAGAGTACCTCGTCGAGGCCCGCGGGTTGAAGAAACATTTCCCGATACGCGCAGGGCTGTTCAGGAGAGAGCTCGGTAGTGTGAAGGCTGTCGATGGTGTCAACATCGCCATAAAGAAGGGCGAAACTGTGGGTCTCGTAGGGGAAAGTGGGTGTGGCAAAACAACGGCAGGCCGCTGCATGCTCAACCTGATCCCGCCAACGGAAGGTCATGTGTATTATCGAATGCCTTCGGAAGTAAGAAAAAGGCTCATCGAAATCGAAGAGAAGTTGTGTCAACTGGATGAGAAGAATCAATTTGATGAAAAGGAGAAGGTCAAGCTGGAAAACGAATTGCTTGAGATCCAGAAGGCTTACGCACTGGACATGAAGGAAGAGGAGGAAATGAGAAAACTCCGGCGCTACATGCAGATTGTTTTCCAAGATCCATTTTCCTCCCTTAACCCAAGAATGCTCATCAAGGATATCGTTGGCGAGCCGCTCCTCGTCCACGGTGTCGCGAAAGGAGAGGAGTTGAGAGAGCGGGTTACAGCTCTTCTTGAGAGAGTTGGTCTCAACCCAGAACATCTTTATAGATATCCTCACGAATTCAGCGGCGGGCAGAGACAAAGGATCGGCATTGCACGCGCATTTGCACTCAATCCAGATTTCGTTGTGTTAGATGAGCCAACTTCCGCGTTAGACGTTTCTGTTCAAGCACAAATCTTGAACTTACTCAATGATCTTCAGGCGGAGTTCGGGCTTTCCTATCTTTTCATATCCCACGATCTCAGCACGATCAAGTACATGTGCGACACAATCAATGTCATGTATTTGGGAAAGATTGTTGAAACGGCGAGCAAAGATGAACTCTTTAGAAAACCACTTCACCCTTACACCGAGGCACTCCTTTCGGTCATTCCGATTCCAGATCCCGATCTTCGAAGAGACAGGATCATCCTCGCTGGCGATATTCCAAGCCCGGCCAACCCGCCATCAGGTTGCCGGTTCCATACGAGGTGCAGATATCGTGAGGCAATATGCGAACAGAAGGAGCCGCCCCTCGTTGATAAAGGCGGAGGGCATCTTGTCGCCTGCCATTTCCGATGA
- a CDS encoding DUF1614 domain-containing protein: MGGGFLVGDDRVRRSRRNCSNLFFSFINLKIVDGFPPVSINITGALVPLLISCLIIIFRKIKIVHLIISVSITILLSYAFTDIRNGQVVIDFPFWLVVSAVAALCAYILAGEKDLLQASAISYATASLGTFIGLDVLQLASLWGNETREFIFGAGGIIDFVFLAGIIAIAVLWTATSFASCMKKIIIALNHKRSNREI, encoded by the coding sequence TTGGGTGGAGGATTCCTTGTTGGAGACGATCGCGTACGCCGCTCTCGTCGCAATTGCAGCAATCTTTTTTTTTCTTTCATCAATCTCAAAATCGTCGATGGTTTCCCACCTGTCAGTATCAACATCACTGGCGCCCTTGTTCCTCTACTCATCTCGTGTCTAATCATTATATTTCGAAAAATCAAAATCGTTCACTTAATCATTTCAGTATCCATCACGATACTTCTATCATACGCCTTCACCGATATCAGGAATGGCCAAGTCGTGATCGATTTTCCTTTCTGGCTCGTCGTTTCTGCGGTTGCAGCCTTGTGCGCTTATATTCTTGCAGGTGAAAAGGATTTGTTACAAGCCTCCGCGATTTCGTATGCAACGGCAAGTCTCGGTACATTTATTGGCCTCGACGTTTTGCAACTGGCCTCGCTATGGGGCAATGAGACGAGAGAATTCATTTTTGGAGCGGGCGGTATCATTGATTTCGTCTTTCTCGCAGGGATCATTGCCATTGCGGTCCTGTGGACCGCAACGAGTTTTGCTTCTTGCATGAAAAAAATAATCATTGCTTTAAATCATAAACGATCAAACAGGGAAATTTGA
- a CDS encoding site-2 protease family protein: protein MNPYIIALIVVIAYIFLVYSLHKLGFLAKHGIRMIGPILMWRTSRGKLLIEKLSKPRRFWHFYSAFAKIICIAAMIVIMALLIWEATIVANIPAERAPGPELLIGIPGINPIIPIGYGIVGLIVAVVAHEFAHGIMTRVGNMAVKSLGLLFLVIPLGAFVEPDEEELVKTEKKKRTSVYAAGPATNIVLALICALIFSSLFVASATPVRPNPVVINVANDSPAEHAGLLFGSQIVKIEGVEVVNISDVENISVPDPGELVSVEFYYAGHINRVNVTSGVVVTQIAPGLPAARAGIKPGMIIASINDTIVRNEFDFKRAMSLTKPYQTVNITLLAYFDATGTFEVFDEITEITLESKLEYYKKMVPELIGPDFKDTGYLGINTAYIGATLNSPDVLLKRLAHPYEGVTDLDGFISSTLTYISLPFLGLAPLRSPLADLFVPGGTMAFLPTSTFWVIANCMYWIFWINLMVGLTNVLPAVPLDGGYLFKDWLDSFVRKFKKNATEKEREKYIAAITYALAFFVLVLILWQIIGPRII, encoded by the coding sequence ATGAACCCATACATTATCGCGCTCATCGTCGTTATCGCATACATTTTTTTAGTTTACTCCTTGCACAAACTCGGATTCCTTGCAAAACACGGAATCCGAATGATCGGGCCAATCCTCATGTGGAGGACATCGAGAGGAAAGTTGCTGATAGAAAAGCTATCGAAACCAAGGAGATTTTGGCATTTCTACAGCGCTTTTGCCAAGATCATTTGTATTGCTGCGATGATCGTTATCATGGCCCTGCTGATCTGGGAAGCAACGATAGTCGCAAATATTCCTGCGGAAAGGGCACCGGGACCTGAGTTGCTTATCGGAATCCCAGGGATCAACCCGATCATTCCGATCGGTTACGGCATCGTTGGATTGATTGTCGCCGTCGTGGCTCATGAATTCGCTCACGGAATCATGACACGTGTTGGCAATATGGCAGTGAAATCTCTTGGCCTCCTATTTCTCGTCATTCCATTAGGCGCATTTGTCGAACCTGATGAGGAGGAGCTCGTCAAAACTGAGAAAAAGAAAAGGACGAGTGTATACGCGGCAGGTCCTGCGACGAATATCGTACTTGCACTTATTTGCGCCCTGATTTTTTCTTCACTCTTCGTCGCTTCGGCAACTCCAGTCAGACCGAATCCCGTTGTTATCAATGTGGCCAACGATAGCCCAGCAGAACATGCAGGATTGCTTTTTGGATCTCAGATTGTAAAAATTGAAGGAGTAGAAGTCGTGAATATATCTGACGTCGAGAACATCAGTGTTCCTGACCCTGGCGAGTTGGTTTCTGTTGAATTCTATTACGCAGGTCATATTAATAGAGTGAATGTCACATCCGGAGTCGTGGTCACCCAGATAGCACCTGGTTTGCCCGCAGCCAGGGCTGGAATAAAACCGGGAATGATCATCGCTTCGATCAACGATACCATCGTGCGTAATGAATTTGATTTTAAGAGAGCTATGTCATTGACAAAACCATATCAGACGGTGAATATCACATTACTTGCGTACTTTGATGCAACAGGAACTTTCGAAGTGTTTGATGAGATAACGGAGATAACGCTGGAAAGCAAGTTGGAATATTATAAGAAAATGGTGCCAGAACTGATCGGACCAGATTTCAAGGACACAGGATATCTCGGCATCAATACGGCATACATCGGTGCGACGCTCAATTCACCAGATGTACTGTTGAAAAGGCTCGCTCACCCATATGAAGGTGTTACCGATTTAGATGGCTTTATTTCATCAACGCTCACATATATCTCACTGCCATTCCTCGGTCTCGCGCCGTTGAGATCTCCATTGGCCGATCTTTTTGTTCCAGGGGGCACGATGGCATTTCTCCCCACCAGCACTTTTTGGGTTATTGCCAATTGCATGTACTGGATCTTTTGGATAAATCTCATGGTTGGCCTGACAAATGTTTTACCAGCTGTCCCACTGGACGGTGGATATCTCTTTAAGGATTGGCTCGATTCGTTCGTCAGGAAGTTTAAAAAGAATGCAACAGAAAAGGAAAGAGAGAAATACATCGCGGCGATCACTTACGCTCTCGCTTTCTTCGTTTTAGTGCTGATACTCTGGCAGATTATTGGACCACGAATCATCTAG
- the nrdD gene encoding anaerobic ribonucleoside-triphosphate reductase has protein sequence MKAVEYLREPGEVYSDEKESTELSLFVRTSDEEIKKWDRSKIYEALIRETTISEDAASIVAREVEKLILSLDLDVITAPLIRELTNAKLVEYGLAKIRKQHTRLGVPLYDTRQIIMNPNKENANVPHGPEATNLTLAERIKKEFALLEVFSQELADAHMRGDIHLHDLGMIDRPYCSGQSIEYVKKFGLNLPNAISIAKPAKHPEVLIEQIIKFSAALQGHFAGAIGWDAVNIFLAPYLENVDDVRMKQLAQILIFEFAQQAVARGGQSIFSDLNLYWEIPDHFVGVPAIGPKGEFTGQNYEDYIEESQRFVSALFDVYLEGDALGRPFFFPKPNVHMTEKFFSTEGHEEFLQKISHVASEKGNTYFVFDRGNTAKISECCRLAFKLDKNDLEDAKMPWKMRYSAMQNVTINLPRIAYEAHQDDERLFEILRERVELVAQAHLQKREFIMKLLKMGKHGPLALLTMNLDGEPYFRLEKASYLVGMVGLNEMVQYHTGEQMHESKDALRFGLKVIAAMKTEADRLAAELGIRMPLEQTPAESTAYRFARLDMKYYPLQAPTVIRGNKSTGEIYYTNSTYLNVGAPVSAIERVRTEGLFHPLIEAGALTHVWLGEHKPPAESIASFVKKTFENSQNAQIAFSPEFTSCLSCGKTSRGLRSTCPYCSSPDVEGITRVTGFFSKTSSWNKGKIGELKDRMRNDIA, from the coding sequence ATGAAGGCGGTAGAGTATCTTCGCGAACCTGGAGAAGTTTACTCCGACGAAAAAGAGTCGACTGAATTGTCGCTCTTTGTCAGGACATCTGACGAAGAGATAAAGAAATGGGATCGGAGCAAGATCTACGAAGCGCTGATCCGTGAAACAACGATCAGCGAGGACGCTGCTTCGATCGTAGCTCGCGAAGTCGAGAAATTGATATTGAGCCTCGATCTAGATGTAATCACAGCACCTCTAATTAGAGAACTGACGAATGCGAAGCTTGTAGAATACGGGCTGGCGAAGATAAGGAAGCAACACACGAGACTCGGTGTACCACTTTATGACACAAGACAGATCATCATGAATCCAAACAAAGAAAATGCTAATGTTCCGCATGGACCCGAGGCCACAAATCTAACACTTGCTGAGAGGATCAAGAAGGAGTTCGCGTTGCTTGAAGTCTTTTCGCAGGAACTTGCAGACGCGCACATGCGGGGTGACATTCACCTGCATGATCTAGGCATGATAGACAGACCCTATTGCAGCGGACAATCAATTGAATATGTTAAGAAATTCGGTTTAAATCTACCCAATGCGATATCAATTGCAAAACCGGCGAAGCATCCAGAAGTTCTCATTGAGCAAATTATAAAATTCTCAGCAGCTCTCCAAGGTCACTTCGCGGGCGCAATAGGATGGGATGCTGTTAACATATTCCTCGCTCCCTACCTCGAGAATGTTGACGATGTCAGGATGAAGCAGCTTGCACAAATTCTGATTTTTGAGTTTGCACAGCAAGCCGTAGCAAGAGGCGGTCAATCAATCTTCAGCGATCTCAATCTTTACTGGGAAATTCCAGACCACTTCGTTGGCGTTCCCGCAATTGGTCCGAAAGGTGAATTCACGGGGCAGAATTACGAGGATTACATCGAAGAAAGTCAGAGGTTTGTATCGGCACTCTTTGATGTTTATCTCGAAGGCGATGCACTCGGCAGACCATTCTTCTTCCCGAAACCTAATGTCCATATGACTGAAAAGTTCTTCTCAACCGAGGGTCACGAAGAGTTTCTGCAGAAAATATCGCATGTAGCATCCGAGAAAGGAAACACGTATTTCGTGTTTGATCGTGGAAATACTGCAAAAATCAGCGAATGCTGTAGATTGGCATTCAAGCTCGACAAAAATGATCTCGAGGACGCTAAGATGCCTTGGAAGATGAGGTACTCTGCGATGCAAAACGTGACGATCAATCTACCAAGAATTGCTTATGAAGCGCATCAGGATGATGAAAGACTCTTCGAGATACTCCGGGAACGAGTGGAACTCGTCGCACAAGCTCATCTCCAGAAAAGAGAATTCATCATGAAGCTGCTCAAGATGGGTAAACACGGCCCTCTTGCACTTCTGACAATGAATCTCGATGGAGAGCCTTATTTCAGGCTCGAAAAGGCCTCTTATCTTGTCGGAATGGTCGGACTCAACGAGATGGTTCAGTATCACACTGGTGAACAAATGCATGAATCAAAAGATGCGTTGAGGTTCGGTTTAAAAGTGATTGCGGCGATGAAAACTGAGGCCGATCGGCTCGCTGCTGAGCTTGGCATAAGAATGCCTCTCGAGCAGACACCAGCCGAAAGCACCGCATACCGCTTTGCAAGACTCGATATGAAGTATTATCCACTCCAAGCTCCTACGGTCATACGGGGCAATAAGAGCACTGGTGAAATCTATTACACAAACTCGACATATCTCAACGTTGGAGCGCCGGTGAGCGCGATTGAGAGGGTGCGAACAGAAGGGCTCTTCCATCCGTTAATTGAAGCCGGCGCACTCACGCATGTATGGCTCGGTGAACATAAGCCTCCAGCAGAGAGCATAGCTTCGTTCGTCAAAAAGACATTTGAGAACAGTCAAAATGCTCAAATTGCTTTCAGTCCTGAGTTCACCTCCTGCCTGAGTTGCGGTAAGACGAGCAGAGGGTTGAGGTCGACCTGTCCATATTGCTCTTCGCCTGATGTCGAAGGAATCACAAGAGTCACTGGTTTCTTTTCAAAGACAAGCAGCTGGAACAAGGGCAAGATCGGAGAGCTCAAAGATAGGATGAGAAACGACATTGCATAA
- a CDS encoding methanogenesis marker 2 protein: MNLEALISDIRKHPGITRKRTISDVLHFFPKIDQQNILASWGEDAAVIEFGDSVLLLAADGIMEPLMKTNPYFAGYYSVLVNIHDILAMGGVPLAMVDVISMKEEKICAQVMRGVEAAVRKFGVPIVGGHTHPDCEYHAIDVAILGVAGKNEVIYSHTAENDDDIIFAMDTDGYFPEKLPYAWDTTSKKSEEFVRRQMRIMNEIGKRGLANSGKDISNPGSLGTLGMLLETSGKGGIVDIDLIPRPENEDLTQWLKAYQGFGFVLTANPENSEEIINLFNTVNVDAAVVGNVQSGSKLILKQGNNTGVLFDFDKDVIAGCKGPFITERIRKRSENVC; encoded by the coding sequence ATGAATCTCGAAGCCCTCATATCAGATATCAGAAAACACCCTGGCATTACGAGAAAACGTACGATCTCCGACGTTCTTCACTTCTTCCCAAAAATCGATCAACAAAACATCCTGGCCTCATGGGGAGAGGACGCTGCTGTCATCGAATTTGGCGATTCTGTTCTTCTGCTCGCCGCGGATGGTATCATGGAACCGCTGATGAAGACGAATCCCTACTTCGCGGGTTATTACTCAGTTCTCGTTAACATTCATGACATTCTTGCAATGGGTGGGGTTCCCCTTGCCATGGTCGATGTGATTTCGATGAAAGAGGAAAAGATCTGCGCACAGGTGATGAGAGGCGTTGAGGCAGCTGTAAGAAAATTTGGAGTCCCTATAGTTGGCGGCCACACCCATCCAGATTGTGAATATCATGCTATCGATGTTGCGATTCTTGGCGTTGCGGGAAAGAATGAAGTTATTTACAGTCACACAGCCGAAAACGATGACGATATTATTTTCGCGATGGACACAGACGGTTATTTTCCGGAGAAGTTGCCTTATGCATGGGACACCACATCAAAGAAGAGCGAAGAATTCGTAAGGCGGCAGATGCGCATCATGAATGAAATCGGAAAAAGAGGTCTCGCCAATTCTGGAAAGGATATAAGCAATCCAGGATCTCTAGGGACGCTTGGTATGCTGCTCGAAACCAGCGGGAAAGGGGGTATCGTTGATATCGATTTGATACCAAGGCCTGAAAATGAGGATCTAACACAATGGCTCAAAGCTTATCAGGGCTTCGGATTTGTACTGACAGCGAATCCCGAGAATTCTGAAGAAATTATCAACTTGTTTAACACTGTAAATGTAGACGCGGCAGTCGTTGGGAATGTGCAGTCAGGCAGTAAACTTATTCTGAAACAAGGGAATAATACAGGCGTTCTCTTCGATTTTGACAAGGATGTAATCGCGGGATGCAAAGGGCCCTTCATAACAGAAAGAATTCGCAAAAGATCCGAAAACGTGTGCTAG
- a CDS encoding cysteine hydrolase, whose translation MRPKTALLIDSFSNLYFIPRLYYLFRGVILTKAEETAIVFIEFQNDFCKPGGGLYEAVKEQLKKQRTIENAADCIRKARGNCLTILCPILFEQDYRDAGCAGVLGPIHQNAAKAKAFRKGTWGGEIIDELKPTDQDIVIEGKRTLDAFHSSNIDFVLRVNGIKNVAFAGFLTNVCVEGTARSAYDKGYKVFLLKDCTCAMSEEEQKYVETKFFPLIGEVLTHDEFLKRLE comes from the coding sequence ATGCGTCCGAAAACCGCTCTGTTGATCGATTCTTTTAGTAATCTTTATTTCATACCTCGATTGTATTATCTATTTAGGGGGGTGATTTTAACGAAGGCTGAAGAGACTGCAATTGTCTTCATCGAATTCCAGAACGACTTCTGCAAGCCTGGAGGCGGCCTTTACGAGGCCGTGAAAGAACAGCTCAAGAAGCAAAGGACGATTGAAAACGCTGCGGACTGCATCAGGAAGGCTCGAGGCAATTGCCTTACCATCTTGTGCCCAATACTCTTTGAACAGGACTATCGAGATGCTGGCTGCGCTGGTGTACTCGGACCAATCCATCAGAATGCTGCAAAGGCGAAGGCGTTTAGAAAGGGCACGTGGGGCGGAGAGATCATCGACGAATTGAAACCAACTGATCAGGATATTGTTATTGAAGGAAAGAGAACGCTCGATGCGTTCCACTCGAGCAATATTGACTTCGTCCTCAGAGTGAATGGCATAAAAAATGTCGCCTTTGCTGGCTTCCTGACTAATGTATGCGTGGAAGGCACCGCTCGATCCGCTTACGACAAGGGATATAAAGTCTTCCTCCTCAAAGACTGCACGTGCGCGATGTCTGAGGAGGAGCAAAAGTACGTGGAAACGAAATTCTTCCCGCTTATCGGCGAGGTCCTCACTCACGATGAGTTCCTGAAGAGATTGGAATAA
- a CDS encoding transcriptional regulator gives MPEGLSPNAEKVFKVMKDAGIIGEEKMTDAQRITNMSKLPKAQCLAALQELEKKGYVKRRAREKSAGYFLIKTQ, from the coding sequence ATGCCTGAGGGACTTTCACCAAATGCAGAAAAGGTCTTTAAGGTCATGAAAGACGCCGGTATCATCGGCGAAGAGAAGATGACTGACGCCCAGAGGATTACGAATATGTCGAAGTTGCCGAAGGCGCAATGCCTGGCAGCCCTTCAAGAACTTGAAAAGAAGGGATACGTGAAACGAAGAGCTAGAGAAAAATCCGCCGGCTATTTTCTGATAAAGACCCAATAG
- a CDS encoding MarC family protein produces MELSDIVYASTLLFFIFDPFASLPIFISLTKNFSEEDKIRSANKAVLVAGILFVVFVLVGRELLSFFGVTTSGFRIAGGLVLLLMSLEIIFGVNLTRTSDQNVAWVIIATPILTGPGVITTAIILTTNYGYLVPLIGGLFALAITWILLHNAVIITRLVGNNVIEITSKIIGLLIAAIGIEYIMRGSYEFISGLMRLGIF; encoded by the coding sequence ATGGAGTTATCGGATATCGTTTACGCTTCAACCCTTCTGTTCTTCATCTTCGATCCCTTTGCAAGCCTCCCGATATTCATCAGCCTGACAAAGAATTTCAGCGAGGAGGATAAGATCAGGAGTGCGAATAAGGCTGTTCTGGTCGCTGGCATTCTTTTCGTCGTTTTCGTCCTTGTTGGACGGGAGCTTCTATCATTTTTCGGTGTTACAACATCTGGCTTCAGAATTGCCGGTGGACTCGTATTGCTCCTCATGTCCCTTGAGATCATCTTTGGCGTCAATCTCACGAGAACGAGTGATCAGAACGTTGCGTGGGTCATTATTGCCACACCAATTCTCACTGGACCAGGTGTGATCACGACAGCAATTATCTTGACAACAAACTACGGTTATCTTGTGCCGCTGATTGGCGGGCTCTTCGCACTGGCAATCACATGGATCCTGCTGCATAACGCTGTCATTATCACGAGACTTGTCGGAAATAATGTCATCGAAATAACCTCGAAGATCATCGGACTCCTCATTGCTGCCATAGGAATCGAATACATCATGCGTGGGAGCTACGAGTTTATTTCCGGTTTGATGCGGTTGGGAATTTTTTGA
- a CDS encoding class I SAM-dependent methyltransferase encodes MRDEQSCYWDEFYRKTKRAWKGLTELPIRLVGDERILELGCGDGKTMSALENSGNYLVGVDFSSNALKTCRRRFYMSQKIDFLRADVSFLPFRNRSFDIVIAFHIFEHLRSNERSIVVSEVKRVLIPDGILLLRVFSVEDMRFGAGERLDDSTFIKGTGIIIHYFNEDEVLRLLDGMTIKRISKVEKEKNYGGHRVKRSYIEVVAENREPSDFFLSTMNKNLSMKVIADYIVH; translated from the coding sequence ATGCGAGATGAACAATCCTGTTATTGGGACGAATTTTATCGTAAAACAAAAAGAGCATGGAAAGGTCTGACTGAATTGCCAATTCGATTAGTAGGAGATGAACGTATTCTGGAGCTAGGCTGCGGCGATGGAAAGACGATGAGTGCTCTCGAAAACTCTGGCAATTACCTCGTTGGTGTAGACTTTTCCTCAAATGCATTGAAGACTTGTCGAAGAAGGTTTTACATGAGTCAGAAAATTGATTTTCTTCGAGCGGACGTGTCTTTTCTTCCTTTCAGAAACAGATCATTCGACATCGTCATTGCATTCCACATATTCGAACATCTAAGAAGTAACGAGAGGTCAATTGTTGTTTCTGAAGTGAAAAGAGTGCTTATCCCAGATGGGATACTCCTCCTTCGCGTTTTTTCTGTGGAAGACATGAGGTTTGGTGCTGGTGAAAGGCTTGATGATAGTACATTCATCAAAGGAACAGGGATCATTATTCATTACTTCAATGAGGATGAGGTTCTGAGACTTCTTGATGGTATGACGATCAAAAGAATATCGAAAGTTGAAAAAGAAAAAAATTATGGCGGACACCGGGTCAAGCGTTCATACATTGAGGTGGTTGCGGAAAATCGAGAACCGTCCGATTTTTTCTTATCGACGATGAATAAAAATCTATCCATGAAAGTGATCGCCGATTACATTGTTCATTGA